Proteins encoded within one genomic window of Paraglaciecola psychrophila 170:
- a CDS encoding IS1595 family transposase, whose protein sequence is MAISSNSLKSGRDYPGNWTQFLQWFPDDNACLQFLEHLRWPSGFVCPRCLKLSKPYHLTRGRMMCPICRYQGTVTAGTLFEKSRTPLTNWFAAAWYITNEKHGVSALGLQRLLGLGSYQTAWTMLHRYRRAMVNPSRGKLSGFVEVDETYVGGSDKAKTRAPCAQSKKSIVAIAVEIKKPKGFGRIRLKRIEAATQVQLHSFIQETIEPGSVVQTDGSSAYHRIHELGYERNKLVQLGSKEPAHETLVGVHRVASLLKRWILGTHQGSVGHEHLDSYLDEYAFRFNRRASNSRGLLFYRLLEQAVVTPPVSYENIKKR, encoded by the coding sequence GTGGCTATTTCATCAAATTCACTAAAATCGGGTAGAGATTATCCCGGAAATTGGACTCAGTTTTTACAATGGTTTCCGGATGATAATGCATGCCTTCAGTTTCTGGAGCACTTACGTTGGCCCTCTGGTTTTGTATGCCCACGTTGTCTCAAATTATCCAAACCTTATCATTTAACTCGCGGCCGAATGATGTGTCCTATATGTCGATATCAAGGCACGGTGACAGCAGGTACATTATTTGAAAAAAGCCGAACTCCCTTAACTAATTGGTTTGCCGCAGCTTGGTATATCACTAATGAAAAACACGGAGTGAGTGCGTTAGGTCTGCAAAGGTTACTTGGGTTAGGTAGTTATCAAACTGCATGGACAATGTTGCATCGTTACCGGCGGGCGATGGTCAACCCCAGTCGCGGAAAATTATCAGGTTTTGTCGAAGTAGATGAAACCTACGTGGGTGGCTCTGATAAAGCGAAAACCCGTGCTCCTTGTGCCCAAAGTAAGAAATCAATTGTGGCTATAGCGGTTGAAATTAAAAAGCCCAAGGGATTTGGCAGAATAAGGTTAAAACGTATCGAAGCGGCAACGCAAGTTCAATTACATTCGTTTATACAAGAAACGATAGAGCCCGGTTCAGTCGTCCAAACAGATGGTTCAAGTGCCTATCATAGAATTCATGAGCTTGGTTATGAGCGTAATAAGCTGGTTCAACTTGGGTCTAAAGAGCCTGCCCATGAGACGTTAGTCGGTGTGCATAGAGTCGCTTCACTATTGAAAAGATGGATATTAGGAACTCATCAAGGCTCAGTAGGGCATGAACATTTAGATAGTTATCTCGACGAATATGCCTTTCGTTTTAATCGTCGAGCATCTAATTCACGTGGTTTACTATTTTATAGATTGCTTGAACAAGCGGTGGTTACACCACCCGTTAGTTATGAAAATATCAAAAAGCGCTAA
- a CDS encoding alpha/beta fold hydrolase, whose translation MSSLSFVNQLPESFTACYYDRLGHGGSDDVSLTFTTDEKSQLQESLIQHIAGESPVVLVVHSYGGIIARRTAARANINLAALILLDSAHENQHTIMRGKFDPISEYVKVFQYVNAALGLTDIKNIFKEYDSPISKRLDQYYSSFRWAHVLSTYRKEKGFYTPLEDYNYDFGKLKVLVLSHDSEVYAESLRFSILADYWPKMQKSIAELSDNSEHIIVKGSTHNIPGDSPEVVIAKITETVGIVSNQASSSIYNKALKSDS comes from the coding sequence GTGTCTAGTTTAAGTTTCGTTAATCAATTACCTGAAAGTTTTACTGCCTGTTATTACGACAGATTAGGTCATGGAGGAAGTGATGACGTATCACTAACATTTACAACTGACGAAAAATCTCAGCTCCAAGAGTCTCTTATTCAACATATTGCTGGCGAAAGCCCAGTAGTTCTAGTTGTCCATTCATATGGTGGGATCATTGCGAGAAGAACAGCTGCAAGAGCAAACATCAACCTAGCTGCACTGATACTTTTAGACTCGGCGCACGAAAATCAGCACACAATAATGCGTGGTAAATTCGATCCAATTTCCGAATATGTAAAAGTTTTTCAATACGTAAATGCGGCATTAGGGTTGACCGATATAAAGAATATTTTCAAGGAGTATGACTCTCCAATTTCCAAACGCTTAGACCAATATTATTCTAGTTTTAGATGGGCACATGTACTCTCGACTTACCGAAAAGAGAAAGGTTTTTACACGCCTTTGGAAGACTATAACTATGACTTCGGCAAATTAAAAGTGCTAGTTTTGAGTCATGATAGCGAGGTGTACGCTGAAAGCCTGCGTTTCTCGATATTGGCAGACTACTGGCCTAAGATGCAAAAAAGTATCGCAGAGCTATCTGACAACTCTGAGCATATAATTGTCAAAGGGTCGACCCATAACATTCCGGGGGACTCACCCGAAGTAGTTATAGCCAAAATCACTGAAACTGTAGGGATTGTTTCTAATCAAGCGAGCAGTAGTATTTATAACAAGGCCTTAAAGTCGGATTCGTAA
- a CDS encoding alpha/beta hydrolase codes for MKKITINLILMLMFFFHFSVFASAIFGKIEENTIKSQILGESRELIVYLPAGYDESKQNFPVLYVTDGDIQGPHIAGTLDFLSKFDLAPSMIVIGIVNPMNKRNEELTLTVKNEAQLDRLAGADRFLAFIGKEVIPLVKSRYRILDYKALSGTSHGGQFAVNALIKRPNLFNGVIAISPSLYWNNNQLLDLTEEALKNGTLNGRLFISIANEEPIMTEPFQKLVELTKKYPSTNFNISIKKFSDETHDSTTLLGQYHGIKHLFLGWTIPNTPQTLADLKAIFSARSKLLGETMVIPEDRVNGYGQWLQYLNRQDETLELFTWNRKTYPQSFNAHIVLIKAYLHFNLTGAAESAIEDAIKSINGLSSKQKEELEGLLT; via the coding sequence ATGAAAAAAATAACCATAAATTTAATACTCATGTTGATGTTCTTTTTTCACTTTAGCGTTTTTGCTTCAGCGATATTCGGCAAAATTGAAGAAAATACTATAAAAAGTCAAATCTTAGGTGAAAGCCGTGAATTGATAGTCTACCTTCCAGCGGGTTATGACGAGTCGAAGCAAAATTTTCCTGTTTTATATGTTACGGATGGAGATATACAGGGCCCTCATATAGCAGGAACGTTAGATTTTTTATCAAAATTTGATCTAGCACCTAGCATGATCGTTATTGGTATAGTAAATCCGATGAACAAACGAAATGAGGAGCTAACGTTAACAGTAAAAAATGAAGCTCAGCTTGATAGGTTAGCTGGTGCTGACCGTTTTCTTGCTTTTATTGGAAAGGAAGTTATTCCATTAGTCAAAAGCCGTTATCGCATTTTAGATTATAAAGCACTATCGGGTACATCGCATGGAGGCCAATTTGCAGTAAATGCATTAATTAAGCGACCTAATTTGTTCAACGGTGTAATAGCTATAAGTCCTTCATTGTATTGGAATAATAATCAGTTACTTGATCTGACGGAGGAGGCTCTAAAAAACGGGACTCTTAATGGACGTTTATTCATTTCTATAGCGAATGAAGAGCCAATTATGACTGAACCTTTTCAAAAGCTAGTTGAGTTAACAAAAAAATACCCAAGTACAAACTTCAATATTTCAATAAAAAAATTTAGTGATGAAACTCATGATTCAACAACACTACTTGGGCAATATCACGGTATAAAACACCTGTTTCTAGGTTGGACAATACCAAACACTCCTCAAACTTTGGCCGACTTAAAGGCCATTTTTAGTGCTAGATCTAAGTTACTTGGTGAAACTATGGTTATCCCAGAAGATAGAGTAAATGGTTACGGGCAATGGCTACAATATTTGAACCGTCAAGATGAAACCTTAGAGTTGTTTACATGGAATCGAAAAACTTACCCTCAATCTTTCAATGCTCATATAGTCTTGATAAAGGCCTACTTGCACTTTAATTTAACTGGTGCTGCTGAATCAGCAATTGAAGATGCAATAAAGTCGATAAATGGACTTAGCTCAAAACAAAAAGAAGAACTTGAAGGCTTATTGACTTAG
- a CDS encoding MAPEG family protein, translating into MGLSGLTFFAQLLVADLVGLKSRHVPGYPIEPNHNNFHFRSTRALSNTNESVAIFILLVCFSILSSANANLLNISATLYLVGRVGHMLCYYSNLKLLRSISFGCSLLGLASIFIVGIVEWF; encoded by the coding sequence ATGGGGTTGTCAGGTTTAACATTTTTTGCGCAACTTTTAGTTGCCGATCTTGTTGGCTTAAAATCTCGTCACGTACCAGGTTACCCAATTGAGCCTAACCACAATAACTTTCATTTTCGTTCCACTAGGGCTTTATCTAATACAAACGAGAGTGTAGCTATTTTTATACTATTAGTTTGTTTTTCAATACTGTCCTCGGCAAACGCTAATCTTCTGAATATAAGCGCTACATTGTATTTAGTTGGCAGAGTTGGTCATATGCTTTGTTACTATTCAAATTTAAAGTTATTAAGGAGTATCTCTTTTGGTTGTAGCTTATTGGGTTTAGCATCAATATTTATAGTTGGCATAGTCGAGTGGTTTTAA
- a CDS encoding aspartate/glutamate racemase family protein, giving the protein MKTIGLLGGMSWESTVGYYQAINKGVKESLGGLHSAKIAMYSVDFSQIEKLQHSGDWEGTAEILIGAAKNVQAAGADVLLICTNTMHKVAPQIESAIDIPLLHIADATAEVLVEKGIKTVGLLGTAFTMEQDFYKGRLTNNYGLTVHTPVEADREIIHNVIYKELCLGEVNPSSKIEYLRIIEDLVNQGAEAVILGCTEIGLLVNQTDTDITLLDTTYIHAKKAVEYAI; this is encoded by the coding sequence ATGAAAACAATTGGTCTTTTAGGTGGTATGAGTTGGGAAAGTACCGTTGGGTATTATCAAGCGATCAATAAAGGGGTTAAAGAATCTCTTGGAGGTTTACACTCCGCAAAAATTGCTATGTATAGCGTTGATTTCTCTCAGATTGAAAAATTACAGCATAGTGGTGATTGGGAAGGTACGGCAGAAATACTTATTGGTGCGGCTAAGAATGTTCAAGCGGCAGGTGCAGATGTATTGTTGATATGTACAAATACAATGCATAAAGTAGCCCCTCAAATAGAAAGTGCGATTGATATTCCCTTGCTACATATTGCAGATGCAACAGCAGAAGTTCTTGTGGAAAAGGGAATTAAAACGGTGGGGTTATTAGGCACTGCTTTTACAATGGAGCAAGACTTCTATAAAGGTAGGTTAACTAATAACTATGGTTTAACTGTTCATACTCCAGTTGAAGCAGATAGAGAAATTATTCATAACGTTATATATAAAGAACTTTGTTTAGGGGAAGTAAATCCTTCTTCTAAAATTGAATACTTACGGATTATTGAAGATTTAGTTAATCAGGGAGCTGAAGCTGTAATTCTTGGGTGTACTGAGATTGGATTGTTAGTAAATCAAACAGATACTGATATAACATTGCTAGACACAACTTATATACATGCAAAAAAAGCTGTCGAGTATGCAATATAA